A DNA window from Arachis duranensis cultivar V14167 chromosome 3, aradu.V14167.gnm2.J7QH, whole genome shotgun sequence contains the following coding sequences:
- the LOC107481049 gene encoding HMG-Y-related protein A: MATEEDTKLPPYPEMIMKAIEATGDSNGASKSAISNYIESTYGELPAGHTELLSQHLNNMKESGDLTFLKNNYMKPDPNAAPKRGRGRPPKPKAPLPPGTVLSSPRPRGRPPKDPNAPPTAKVSSGRPRGRPKKVPRTTDEPLSSTSPYASSTGRPRGRPPKMKPHMAEVSVE, translated from the exons ATGGCGACAGAAGAGGATACTAAACTTCCTCCATACCCTGAG ATGATAATGAAAGCAATTGAAGCTACGGGGGACAGCAATGGCGCAAGCAAATCAGCCATATCAAACTACATAGAGTCCACCTATGGGGAGCTGCCAGCAGGGCACACAGAATTACTCTCCCAACACCTCAACAACATGAAGGAGAGTGGCGACCTCACGTTCTTGAAGAACAACTACATGAAGCCTGACCCTAATGCTGCACCAAAGAGGGGCCGTGGCAGGCCTCCAAAGCCCAAGGCCCCTCTCCCTCCGGGGACAGTCCTGTCCTCACCAAGGCCCCGGGGACGTCCCCCCAAGGACCCTAATGCCCCACCTACTGCAAAAGTGTCAAGTGGCAGGCCTCGAGGCCGGCCCAAGAAGGTTCCTAGGACCACAGACGAGCCTTTGTCATCGACGTCACCTTATGCTTCCTCCACTGGAAGGCCAAGGGGcaggcctcctaagatgaagccTCACATGGCAGAAGTGAGTGTTGAATAA
- the LOC107481048 gene encoding HMG-Y-related protein A — translation MATPEVNKPRSLPPYPEMILKAIEALNEENGSNKTTISKYIESTYGGLPQGHKALLNVHLAKMRDSGKLVFWKNNYTIRDPNTPPRRGRGRPRKPKDPLSPGTIVAPSRPRGRPPKDPNELPRPPKAKTSGGSGRPRGRPRKMARPSGGFDGSPPPMVVGGSPSGRGRGRPPKMKGPLAEISVDQ, via the exons ATGGCGACTCCAGAGGTTAATAAACCTCGTTCACTCCCTCCATACCCCGAG ATGATTTTGAAGGCAATTGAAGCTCTTAATGAAGAGAACGGTTCGAACAAAACGACAATATCAAAGTACATAGAATCCACGTACGGAGGTTTGCCTCAGGGGCACAAGGCACTGCTCAATGTGCACCTTGCAAAGATGAGGGACAGTGGTAAGCTAGTCTTTTGGAAAAACAACTACACCATACGTGACCCCAACACGCCGCCCCGGCGGGGCCGGGGCAGGCCCCGAAAGCCCAAGGACCCTCTCTCCCCGGGCACTATCGTTGCACCCTCCAGGCCCCGGGGAAGGCCCCCAAAGGATCCAAATGAGCTGCCACGCCCACCAAAGGCTAAGACCTCGGGTGGGAGTGGCAGACCGAGAGGGCGGCCAAGGAAAATGGCCCGGCCCTCTGGGGGATTTGATGGCTCTCCACCGCCAATGGTGGTTGGGGGTTCGCCTAGTGGGAGGGGGAGAGGGAGGCCTCCCAAAATGAAAGGTCCATTGGCGGAAATTAGTGTTGATCAATAG